The region AAAGGTGACCTGTATTATTCTTTCTTGAACAGACTGGGATCGGTTTATGACCGATACAAAATAtggtaattaaattttttacacaaaatcaatGTTAAATAATCAGATGTTGtcctgctcagttctgcctatagtgaactcctttcagaatgagctggtttagggcgtcttgtctctttaaatccaaataagctgctgttggccacgccccccaactcaacgtttaaaCTCTCAGTCAAAATGGCTCCAAACAGAAGCGCAGTTTtccaaccgtacatctttgaaaagcagaagctgGATCGTAAGTCAACCACATCAGCCataaaccagctgaccaaacgttccgtcacctagcaacctttggttgctaggtgacgggtgGAACTctcctggggttgctaggtaacggggaaATGCCTACTGACTTATGACGTTGCAAaggctcattttccaaacaccaaaaaatgaACTTACTGCCAGAAGCAgctaggtgttttttttaagtgcttgagGAGCTTGTTGAGGATGGAGAGTGAAGTATTTATTGGGGCGTGTTCTAAAGAGCGTTTGGACCCGACTGTGGACAGATTGGCCTCACCTTGTTGGTCTGAGCTGGAGGACAGTCATCCAGTCTGACTCCAAATGTGACTCCAGGAGACGGCTTCTTCTCAAAAGGTTTCCTCATCAGCCCAGGGATGCCTTTCCTCCATGTCCCCTTGTCTTTGGGAGGGCTGGTGTCATCTGCACACAGTGGGTAACATCAGCACATATTGAACCCTGACCCTTTCTTAGTCTGGCTAAATGGAAGCTGTGACTTAAAGGGGAAGTTTCCCACCTTTGTGGCTGcccttcctctcctgctctggttTGGGTGAGTGCGGACTCGTTGCTTTGGTCTCTCCTTTGCCTCCCAGCAGCGTCTGTCTGATGCTGAGCGACTGGCGCGACGCCCTGGGCGACGGCTCGGTCTTACTGCCTGTCGGGCTGGAGGAAACGATCAAATAAATGATCAACTGAGATTTCAGATCAGATCGAAAGGCTCTAACCACTGAAGACGTCTCTGTTGTCTCCTCACCTCATCAAAGTGTTGTACTCCTTGATCCTCCGACTGATGAGGTCATGGCTGGTGAAAGCCGCGTcctaaaagaaagagaagaagaaaataacatgCAACTGTTTAGgactgcaactaacgattattttagtaatcgattattattattcaattttTTATGCCGgaatcagtttctttttcttgctttcttttctaaaaaaagaaattacaaatgacataaaatattttcaaaaatggcttttactttaataaacCCTTCTGTGAGTTTTACAAATTAGGGCCAGGCTgtgagaatttttgtttaattacgagaatgaataaaaacacagttttattggaatatcttaaaattaagagaaaaaggtagttttaatgagaaaatatcttgaataactaattttttttagtttctgtattAAGAGTTCttataaaattactacttcattctCCAAATGTTATGACGTTTTTCTggtaatttaaacattttatgccTGCATTGCTATATGTGACATCatgactttaattttgtaaataaataaataaatataaaaataaataaaaatctgagccTGACTCATATTTTGTCGTAAAATTGACCTGAATTCATCAAgttcatttaatttccatttgggatcaataaagtatttttgatttgaattgaaagttcaaatataaactaaaaaataaagcttgtcaaacaagatggcggctttGTGTGTCACTCTAAACTACGGAAACCCAAAACGTTTggtgatggaaaataaaaaaatttagattttccaaaaacgaaaccttcaaattaaaaatcaattgaGTGAATTAAGTTCCTTCATAAGTGCATTCATTgtataaatttaacatttttagacGCAGATAGCCGCACCAACTCAAGGCCAAACATGCAAACAATAACGATATTAGCAAAGGATGAAGATGAACCTCCTCATCCAGGTTGCTGCTCTCCTGTATGACTCGGATCCAGGCCAGCATGTCCTCCCGGTCCTCCGCCTGGAACAGGTACTCGCAGTCCGACGTGGTCAGCCTCAGGACGTTTTTGCGCTTTGTGTCGCTGTAGGAGATGTCGATCAGACAGGCCTTGATGCTAATCTGCAGCGGCTCCTCTATGGTCTGGCAGCTGGCGTGAGCCTGGCCCTCCTTCTTGTCTTTGTACAGGCAGAGGTAGTGGCCTCTCAACACGGCGTACATCTGTTTCCACTGCCGGTTTCCTCCTCCGACACGCTGCAGAGGGAAAACATTGACTTCATGGTGTACCCAAAACAGCCGGCTGTTACTGTCAACATAACTACAGTAGGTCAGGTGTGTGTTCCCTGCAGGCTTCATCAACTCagattaaagactttttaagacctcAAAAGACCTTAAAAGTCTTgacttaaaaactttttaagacctttaaAAGTCTTAAGAATTTTTTAAGGTCTTAAAAAATCGTAACTCGTCATTTTTTAGAACCATTATGACCTGCATCATGACAAATATATTAGGgcaacaaataattattttagtaatctgtCAACTATTctcatgattaatcaattaatcgaaTTCATAGTATTAggtatttaaaatgcaaataataaataattcaatgccgtttttaactaaaaaagaaactttttattgcctaaaattcaaCAACATATAATTCTTTTAGTAAATCTGAACAGGGTggagctaaaactgccacttgaggagttttggctaaaacatatttacaacagtgttttaatattaaatgcacaatgtatacatttttgtacGACTTTGTTTAATTACTAGTCTGaatatgttattttctttcagtaaatgaTCTTTTTTGAGTCTAAATATTCCAGTTAAAgtttaatcaattactaaattaggtGATGATTACTtcaacaatcgattaatcatttcagacctaatacatatgtaaatactttttgtttgtttttttgaaaatatttgtcaaaatttgCACTTACACCTCATAGTCAGCTAGCAAGAGCAGATAGCAGATAGCTACCTCTATCCACACCCGCTTTGAATCACAGAACAGAATAAATTTGTCTGCAggtgactcaaacttttgcctgtcAGAAAAGTCCCATGAGAAACAAATCCAAACTAATTTAAGATCAGTGATAAGTGTATTTAAAGccatgtaattaaaaaaaacattaatttcagtcattataaagatttaatttctaGGTACGCGAGTCTAATACTTTACAAGGACAGCagggtttgtgttttattatgcaGGGAGAATACACACCTTTCCCTTATCTGCATGAAGCTGCTTCAGATGTAGCAAACCCTCCTTGGTGGCGTCGCAGAAGACGTCTGATGAGGAATCTCGTCTGGATCCAGAATCTTCTGATGACCTGTCTACagcctgaaatataaaaaacacaataaactttcaataaataaaatactaacaAACATATGCAAAATCTGACCAagttatgaaacattttatgaaagaaaaacgTCAACATATTAAATTTCCTATCAATTATTTACCTGGTGTTGACTATATAGCTGTCTGTGTTTTCCATAATATATTCACATTCCAGTAGGAGAACATTAATCTTGTGGGTGTGAACTAAAAGGCTGATAAACTacagaggaagacatgcggATAAGCGGGTCATGTAAGGACAGCCGGGACTGTCTCGCAACAGACAACTTACCTTCCTCAAACTTTTCAGTCCAGGAAGCAGAGACCTCCTGAGTGCAAGagacaaaacatgaaatgttaGGAGACTTGAAAGAGCTGCTGCATTTTCAGTGGTTTGGAGTTCTGTTTGTTGAAGCTGTGTTGGTGGTTCAGACAAACATCAACGTCTCTCTAGAGTGCAAGTGAAACCTGAGcaaacaaacactaaaatcCAGAGAGTTTGATTATATTTAAGGAGGCCAAAATGGCTTGGTTACTGTTGCTGCTGGGAGGTTTAAGAGCCgaacaaatgaaaacaagacattagttgttttcattttacaatcAAACAACTGGATGAAACTTAAATTGGATGATGAATTTCAATTAGATCAACGTTTATCTTCAGTCACATATTGATTCTGtgactaaagacatttaaatcaaagaaaaaaagcttttaattaaTCTATCATAAAAGTACAAGTGTAGGAATGGGGTTAAATTTCACTCAGGCAGTGGCTGTTACTCACCCTCTGCTTTCCTCATGGTAGTTATCGATGCCTTCATCGTACGATTTGGACCGCTCCGATTTTGTACCAGAGTCTGACCCGATAACTGAGAGATGAAGAGAATCTATAAAAGAAATGGACACAAATATATtatacattcattcattttaaacaagatatttaaattagaaatgcaaGTTATCGATGAATGACTTGATCTAAAATTGATTAATCTTATCGACTGgggccattttcttaaaaacccaAGATTTCTTTTGTATCAAGAGGGCTAATCATCTAACATAAAGGTTTAAATTCTTCGGAATATGctgaatttatataaaaaataatattactttGTCAGTCGTACTAAATACTGATTGAATAAACAGACTTGTGGTCTCGATTGCATTATTAAACTTAAgagattttatgaaatattatttcataaaatctcGATTGCATTATTAAACTTAAgagattttatgaaatattacaaaacaggaataaaatatgtgaaacacttAATTTACAATTAACAgagatttttatataaaagtacTGTCTGTGGTGTGGTATGGTATGAATGTTAAAACTTCGCTCATTAACTCACGACCACTTTTCTGTCGTCACATTTTATCATCCTCGCCTTTTGGTTGGGAAACTGACGTTGCTGCATCATGTAGAGCTATTAATGTGAAACTTTAGGACCTTATcgagtttttatattttaaagcagaacCGCATGAAGTGAATTTTGAATCCCACAACCAGTGATGTCAGTACTGacgtcggaccactttttttagtaacgagtaatctaacgcgttgctatttcaaatccagtagtcagactacagttgcttatcgaaatcactttgcgttactattttcttttgttatttaatcgtatttcctctacgcgtcttgtCGAGTGACCGACGTCTCTAtgcgacagaaatgtaaacaatggagggagacGCGCATTTTGTTGATGGAAAAActggaactattttgagtttctgtcgccaagtccgATTATCATAAGCAGCtttgggattttttgtttttttaagttgcttgcaaatttaatgagtggCGGGTTGAGCCTTTTTGGGctcgtttttgaacgtgaagttgctcatttgggtttggaaataagcagagactcataataaatccCAGAATTTGTCCGTCATTAaggtagttttagtcaggctctcatttcccggatgatccgtcccgctgtgtctttgttaatgtcaagttaatatattacctctGAATGACATCGAGCTTCGcgttgcgctccagaaaactgcaaacatcgaaACTAATttgaacagcgcaataaacgtcCAAACAGCCACGAATAAACGGGTCCGTAGTTGCCAATAATTATAATGGCAACTTaacgccattataattattaatattaagataagtgtcacaaatctgtgcagccatctgagttgtggagctgcaggaggagctctgtgcGCTGCgacaccaaacgcagggccgtatcgcagaacctggaggctggggggAAATATGGggctttaaaatccttcttagagttttccagactacagtggaaaacaaattaatcccgttttttatttgtactgttgtaaccattaaacaatctcctcTTCAGTTCAACGAAAGATAAATGATCAATGcaaaagatcaatgtaattttcacaggagGCGGAGCgttgttgttgttagcagctgcagaaagtaactaaaaaagttaattttaatgtaacttagttactttccaaaacaagtagtcagtaatctaactaagttactttttcaaggagtaatcagtaatccgattaaagttactttttcaaagtaactatgccatcactgccCACAACGGACTCTGTTAGGACCGTTTCTCTTTCTCGTTCCGTTAagcgccgccatctttgtttctgtctgtgtcTGAACAACGGCTCAGGTTAAGGAggaccagcggcgccctctgctggatggtggccaaactacaacactaacaACAGGTCTAAGCAGACGTTATTGGTTAATGactggaactaattttaatctaataaacaatTGATTGATCATAAGTAGATGAATTTTTGCTTTcctaatttaaattaatctgtTGACATTACCTTGATCGTGTGACAGATGGCGTCGaatgagaggagaggaagacgTGGGGCTGGGTGGGATGGTGGTAATGAGGGGAGTTGAGATCACCCCGGACGCGGGAATGTGCGTGCTGTCCTGGTCGATGCTCGGGCTGGACGGTTCGTCTGAGGACACAAATCAGGGCCCAGAGGTTGAGAGAAAGGAGGCAAATTTCCCTCgtaaatcagaaatcagaaccagaatcacGGGTTTGTAGTAGAAACAAAATGAGGCAGTCAAACAGACAGAGGAATGTTTTGTGTATGAAAACAGAGGCTGGAAATGTGACTGAAGGATTAAAGAATGTTCTGGTTTAGTCAGTGGTTTCGATCCATAATCAGAATCTGGGATGGAAACTGAATTTacaagttttaatgttttgctttggGTTTTTATTGGACTGGGAGCCAAAAACATCTGCGAATGTTAAACCTCAGCCCAAAACATCGTTTCTTTGTGTCACCAGTCAGAGTTATTTATAGATAAAATGTGTGTTGCTTTAATTATACATGATTAATCAGCTGTTGAAGCATGCAGTTCACAGCTTCAGCCAATATTTTACAGCTACAAACAACACGCAAAGATTCAATAACCATTTCAACTATTTTCTCGTGAACTCAACGAccctcaaaatataaaataacccGCTGtatcaaagattaaaaaaacaaataaacacttaaattaaacattaaatacattttttaaaaatgtaaataaaaaattacttgctaaaactaagtaaaaaaaaagtatataaaatattattagaaggtaatataaaaaataaaaacttgtcaaatctaaaataaaaatatatttgttaatttaatattaatatttaataacatttagggattaaaaataaaagctttaaaaactagCAAAATGGTAAATATGTTGATTAATTTAACACTAATATTCGCCAATGGGGGAtcagactaaaaataaaagctttaaaaagtagcaagaaaacaaatatataattaattatatacatatacagtaattactaaagaataaatacatatttgttaatttaacaATAACATTTACCATTGACAATCATATTAAAAATTAAGACTTTGAAAACTtacaaaattgagaaaaaaaaccctgcaactCAAAATGAATTGTCAAACTTAACTcaacatataaataaacaaatataaattcaAGAAACAGCTGATCAACCTAAAAGagaatgtttgatttaaattaaacacgCTAATAGAAACTTTTAAGGTGGAAATGATCCGTTTTCTCACCTGAATAATTAACCACAtcaaacatttcttctcttcctcACTTACATCTTTCTGAAATCTGAACTCCTGTTGAtcttgagtttatttaaaatggccGTTTTCTGCTTTTCCCCCCCTCCGTGTTTTTGTctagattattttttctcaaactaTTTGAACATTTCTCCTGTGTGGGATTCGATGATAAACTTGTAACTGACctgactgaaaaaagaaagtttatgTTCTCACTGCGGAAGAAcaaagatttatatttttattcaagtctCATTTGTTCCTCTTCAAACTTTCTGCAATGCAGGAGTTTAAATACCAGCACAAGGCTTAACTCTCACCTGATGCCTcaacttgaataaaaacattaacagaCGGCAATAAAACGCAGCGATAAGAGCCAGCACGGCAAAAACAAAACGAAGCAGTCAGCGTGACGTTTCTGCCCGATAAGCTGCCAGACGGCTTCACTTTTACATGAGCAGCCAGTCAGCGTTAAATCATCCTGTGTCATAAAGGCCGATATGAGCCGTCAGCAGGCTGGCACGCCCGAAAAGCAAAGGAGGAAATAACCACAGATGACAAATATGTCAGGAATGAATCATATCTGGATCAGAGAGGCTGGACGATCACAGAGATCAAATATCAATAACTTTACGCCAAATTAAGGAGCAAAAACACATCAGTAAATATTctgaggacttttttttttgctgatttctCGGTTCCCATGGCTGTAGAGTAAATATGAAACCAAAAGCAGGGAAACACCACAAACTGGAGCCAATAACGAGCCTGGATGATAAAAGGACTTCTTTGTTGTGTCTGGCAGCAAACTCTGACTTTATAAGAAGACTTTTTGTTATTCTGGGAGGAacgtttttttaatttctccacTTTGATAAGCAAATCTAGACGGGAGACAAAAGAATGTCTCTAGTTTTCTTATCTAGATTTAAAcaaatttctcagaaaatatgtaaaacagcCATCACACGAGAATCACTTACTTAAAggtaaatttaacattttctccaaaatttAGTAAAGTTTTCTATtagtttaattcaattcagttaaaaatactttatcccaaaagaaaatgaacttATATCTGAGTATTCAAAAAGTCCGTATGGATGGTGATGGATCTCCAGGAGCAGTCAGTGtagcaacaaatctgaagaggcctctgactgaagacagacTTATGGCATGAAAACAGCTGACtaacatggatggatggatggacggatggatggatggatggatggatggatggatggatggatggatgaatggatggatggaaaaaggatggatggatggatggaaaaagatggatggatggatgaataaaaaaaggatggatggatggacagaaggACGGAAaaaggatgaatggatggatggatggatggatggatggaaaaaggatggatggatggatggatggatggatggatggatggatggaaaaaggatggatggatggatgaataaaaaaaggatggatggatggacagaaggACGgaaaaaggatggatggatagatggatggatggatggacggatgccTGCACCTGAACATCCAATCAGAAGAACTGGTTTCTGATGAGTCGTATCAATCTGATTGGGTCGCGCTGACAGATCAGCGTCTCTAACAGGAAGTACATGTTGGAGTCGGACAGTTTTGGCTGCTGCCTCACCTATGAAGGGGATGGAGTCCAGGGAGTCATTCAGGTTGCAGGAGCCGGATTTGTGCCTCGTGTCTCCCAGCCTCCTGAGCAGCGTCTCGTTGGACGCCCAGCACATCGCTGCGTCCGCCGACCCCGCCTTCAATAGCGGCGGCGACTTTACTTCTCGCTGCCTGTCGTTGACATAGGACGGAGGCCGGGCGCGGGCGCCTCCGGCGGTCTTATCTCTTCGTAGGACGACGACCGTGGCATCGGGTCCTTCGACGCCCTCTGAGAGACCGCCGTTAGTCCGCGCTGGCGTCTCCTTGACCACTGGTTTTTGGGCGACAGTGGCGGTTGAGGATATTGTGAGGACTTCGCTCTTCATTGGCCTGAGTGTGGGCAATCTGGAGGCGGCGCTGGAGCAGGACGACGACCTTGCAGCTAATCCCGACTCGGACCGGTTCTCCGTCTTCAGGCTGTCGGCTCGGCCGCGGAGCTCCAGGTTCAGCGGGGAGAAGCCCAGGTGGTTCCCCACGGCGTTGGCTCTTTGGTCTCGAAGAGGCTCTGTGGTTTTAATGGCGGACGAGGTGGGGGAAAGGTCGCAGAGGGAGTTTTTGACGGGCAGGCGCGAAGGCCTCATTATGAGGCCGTCCGCTCTGACCGCTAGTGCAGAATCTGTTGTACCTTTCGTAACATCAGGCGAGTTGGACAGCCGCTGCTCCGGTTTTGGAGGAGGTAAACTCCtcctgtttgtttcctgtttgtcctCCATCTTGTGACTGATGTGGTCGCAGGACCTGGCTCGGGGTTTGGCGACCCGGGCGGCACCGGGGAACGGCAAAGCATCCTGAGAGGCGCTCCGAGGCCAGTGGCGGGAAGTCCTGTCTGGTGGGCCACCCAGCCGCTCATGGGATGCACTGCGGAGCGGCGGCGGTGCGGTCGGGTCCACCCCCCGCTCGTTGGAGGCGCTCCTCCGTCGGACCTGGGAGGGGGTGGCGGCCTTTGGGGCGTAGGCTGAGTTGGCAGCGGCTCGCAGACTGTCCAGGCGCTCCTGGATGGTGCGGCAGCCGTACGTGTGCAGCCGCTTGGCGTCAATGTAGTCCTTGTAGGTGGTGTAGGTCCGCCAGTCGATGTTCTGATGGGGTGAGGTGGTCGGCGCCGGCGGCGACGGGGAGCAGTGGTTGGCGGTGGGGGAGGTGGTGGTGGAGAACGTGTCCGTTGATGTGGCGGCGAGCGGCGCTCTCACCAACGGCGAGAACGTCTCTGGGTACGGCGGACATCCTGTGGCGTGGGGTCTGAGTCGGTCCGCTGGGGAGCGGTACCGGTTCTCCTCAGTCCGGTGGCTGGGTCCGGCCTGAGCCAACCGGGATCCGCGGTCCACCGGACCGGCTGGAGTCCTGGTGCCGTCATTGCTGACGGACAGGACCTCGGGCCGGCTGCTGTTGTCCGTGGGGGCCGGTCGCCTGGCGGGCCCCGGGTCGGACTTCAGCTCGATCCGAGGGTAGCATATGGGAGGCGGCTCCGGGATGTTCTGGGCATTTCCGCTGTACGCCTCATTTCCTTTGAGGTATGCATCCTGGGAATACGCCTGCAAGAGATTATACGACAACATTTACAGAGCCCTGAAATCAAAACATCTAAATCCTCtgaacgttttcacattttctcacttcagaagaaaaaactttaGAGTACAAAGAGACAAAGTAgccaaaaactgtgaaaaaggaagcagttaatctgaaaagtgtggtgtgcatttgtctCTTTTCCTCTTACAGCCATTAAAGGTGACCtcttatgcttccttgaacagctTAAGATGTGTTtttggtctatacaaaacatttttgttaaagtttttgaaaaaaattattcctacataatgagtttttaatttcctttcagaataaaaactttttgactttttatcactttaaattcaaataagtgTTTATACacaaaaatggctgcaaacatatgcgcaattatacaaccgtacatctatgaaaagcaaaagtggagcctcctgcacaaccaccAACGACaatacaaaaagtatttttgtcaagtttctgttgaaaatatcttagtacacatgaaataagacaaaactaacttttcaacaagataatGAGCTTGTTTTGACTCagttattccttaatattaattttaaaaaagaactagttccactggcagattattttacttacatggaaaaattgttttatttgaagtgacataatctgccagtgaaactagaacttaaaaaaaaaattaaggaattatttacttaaaacaagctcctatatcttgctaaaatgttactttaagtTAGTTTAATTAAAGCGTACTGAggtatttgcaccagaaactagaccaaaaatactttgtaagattttgagtttttgaagTGCACAGGCAGCCATATATACAACATGTGTTCATATAATgaaatggcctagttaaagtccacaAGTAAATACTAAATTGAGAATCTGGGCAAGTAGATGCGGAAAGATGATGGAGTTTTATTACAACTGTCTAAAGCAGTTGGAAAGTGATTTTAGAAAGTATTTACTAAGTGGGGTTAAATATAAGTGCacgccgcacttttcagattttctcctTTAACATCTCGTGAAGACATCTTAATCCCTTTCCCTTCCTCTTACCAATTATGCACAACTGCAacacaaaatcccaacaaaataaagagagaaaacattgaaaatgtgAACAAGGTTCAAACGgtcctgtaaaaaaataatctggagTTAATCTGAAACCGTCGCCATTCCTCTTTAATTCCTGAATAAATTTCCTGCTTTCTCCATCTCCATGTGCCTCTCTGTCCTCACAGATTCAgctcgtttaaaaaaaaaaccctcctctGCAGTCTCTGTTAGAGCTGATGAGATTATCAGCGGAGGACAATCAATGCCTGACTGACAGCTGGATGAAGGCAGAAAAGCAGCTAATAGTTTTAACGTTATTCACCCAAAATGATGggattaaatggaaaaaactgAGATTTCCTGCAGATATACCCACCTTCTGTACCGGAGAGCCCGGCCTGAAGCACAAGAAGCGAGCCCATCCGAgtttccttttcttgtttttcccaaCCAGCGCTACTTCTGTTAGCATCTTTGATTTAACCTGAACTAAACCGCTAATTAAATCTCATAAATAAAACCctctgaggggggaaaaaagataaaCCTCCCATTTGTATCCAACGCTGACATATTTCCTCATCCTTTCAGCGCAGACGCTGATGAGAAAATGAAAGGCAGAGAGAGTAACTGGACTTTAATCAACAGCGCCGGCTCTACCTGTGGTGTCAGGTTACAGCTCCCTCTGGATCCTAACTCCTCCAGTTAAACACAAACCAATTTCCTGATTGTGGAAAGTACAGGGAGGGAATGTTTGTGGTCTGCTGAAGGATAATGTCAGCGCAATGAAAGAAAAGCCAAGAGTGACCAACAAAGCTTCAACCAGAAACACAGATACTGGTGGAAAACACTGGGGGATTTCTACTGGTTCCACTTCCAGcaagaggtggaggagggggaGATGTGTTAGCTTGGCAGGTTTTCCCTTCTTACCAGAGCA is a window of Xiphophorus maculatus strain JP 163 A chromosome 21, X_maculatus-5.0-male, whole genome shotgun sequence DNA encoding:
- the arhgap21 gene encoding rho GTPase-activating protein 21 isoform X5: MLTEVALVGKNKKRKLGWARFLCFRPGSPVQKAYSQDAYLKGNEAYSGNAQNIPEPPPICYPRIELKSDPGPARRPAPTDNSSRPEVLSVSNDGTRTPAGPVDRGSRLAQAGPSHRTEENRYRSPADRLRPHATGCPPYPETFSPLVRAPLAATSTDTFSTTTSPTANHCSPSPPAPTTSPHQNIDWRTYTTYKDYIDAKRLHTYGCRTIQERLDSLRAAANSAYAPKAATPSQVRRRSASNERGVDPTAPPPLRSASHERLGGPPDRTSRHWPRSASQDALPFPGAARVAKPRARSCDHISHKMEDKQETNRRSLPPPKPEQRLSNSPDVTKGTTDSALAVRADGLIMRPSRLPVKNSLCDLSPTSSAIKTTEPLRDQRANAVGNHLGFSPLNLELRGRADSLKTENRSESGLAARSSSCSSAASRLPTLRPMKSEVLTISSTATVAQKPVVKETPARTNGGLSEGVEGPDATVVVLRRDKTAGGARARPPSYVNDRQREVKSPPLLKAGSADAAMCWASNETLLRRLGDTRHKSGSCNLNDSLDSIPFIDEPSSPSIDQDSTHIPASGVISTPLITTIPPSPTSSSPLIRRHLSHDQDSLHLSVIGSDSGTKSERSKSYDEGIDNYHEESRGRSLLPGLKSLRKAVDRSSEDSGSRRDSSSDVFCDATKEGLLHLKQLHADKGKRVGGGNRQWKQMYAVLRGHYLCLYKDKKEGQAHASCQTIEEPLQISIKACLIDISYSDTKRKNVLRLTTSDCEYLFQAEDREDMLAWIRVIQESSNLDEEDAAFTSHDLISRRIKEYNTLMSPTGSKTEPSPRASRQSLSIRQTLLGGKGETKATSPHSPKPEQERKGSHKDDTSPPKDKGTWRKGIPGLMRKPFEKKPSPGVTFGVRLDDCPPAQTNKFVPLIVEVCCKLVEDRGLEYTGIYRVPGNNAAISNMQEELNNKGMGDIDIQDDKWRDLNVISSLLKSFFRKLPEPLFTNDGYADFIEANRIEDPVERLKVLKRLLHELPDHHYETLKFLSAHLKTVAENSEKNKMEPRNLAIVFGPTLVRTTDDNMTHMVTHMPDQYKIVETLIQNYDWFFTDDGNGEPVTVSHKESAIESQPVPNIDHLLTNIGRTGTSQGDVSDSPTSDSAKSKGSWGSGKDQCSRDLLVSSIFAAASRKRGRSREKPQPSSSDDDLDAVFPRKEAPSGQKPNHHPLQGDKPRAEERKENGRTIHRSSLFQKEKTPPRRASPSPIISDQTAAQRKISLSDPLSQLEENTSDLGTMSSGASVPRSRPKKWTGGGFLDLPASAGADVSSITSDYSTTSSITFLTGAESGVLSPELQGGEEADDERSELISEGRPMETDSEGEFPVFAPGGGSGQSTPRPTQSQEKPIAGAQKQEARRLFPTQRMIECDTLSRRWSLRHKTDSDSSAEGAAGTEGRAESSSRLSRVLEVMKKGRSSSSISSSSRSESERPEPAWHLKITERLRFRIRSSADDMFATKSQTPDARSKKKNIRRRHTLGGQRDFANLAVINDWREQGGVDQTADLSALDRLKPRCSSQDLSFRDWITHERLRGSEPSAEVAPKAEPEDDHPEALEKSDKPPLATAEQVNGGGMRDTNKTAPTSDAHPYKLSGAQVTRSRFYQYL